Within Nakaseomyces glabratus chromosome G, complete sequence, the genomic segment TGACCTTGCCCCACACCCAGAGATAAGTGGACATATTGAGTTTTCTTTGTCATTTAGTAATGGGGACTCAACCTATCAATATGAGCTAGAGAACGcaaattattttgaaagtgGACTGAACAATATTGAGTTTACTCAAGAGCTCAATGCAGAAGTGTACTTTGATGCCGCAAAGTTTAATGACCACTTTTATACCACAATCAGATCAACAACGTACAAAGAAGTGGagatatattttctttcaatgaGATGTCCCAACGGTTATCTGCTGGGAGGGTCCCAAAAGATAAACTTTGATTCCAAAGACGCTAATTGTCAACTAAATTGTAATACGCctcaaatatttgtttcaaaGCATTTCAATGATTGGTGGTTCCCGAAATCATACCAGGAAATAGTAGATGCAGATATTCTCTGTTTCGGTAACAACCTATGGATAACAATTggagaacaagaaaaaggTCATCTGCTTTGGGTAAATGCTATGCAGGATGTTGCGGATGGCCAAAATACTCTCTATCATGATGTTTTCATAGAGTATACCTGTAGTGACACAATTGCAAAGACAACATATCAAACTGAACACACAGCACATTTAGAATATAGAATTTACGAGGGCACTAATACAGCAATTGCAGAGGTTCCAGCATCAGTTCCCTCGCCATCGAAATTAATCTCAAGCCTTTCAAGTTCAACATCGTCGGAATCTATCTCAACAGTAATTTCAACTGTTTGTCCTCATTGCTCTCCTTCCCGGATCTCCAGTTCCAGCTCAAGTACTAGTTCCAGTTCCAGTACTAGTTCCATTTCCATTACCAGTTCAAGTTCAAGCTCAAGTTCTAGTTCAAGTTCAAGCCCAAGTTCCAGCTCAAGTTCAAGCTCAAGCACCAGTTCAAGTTCCAGTTCAAGTTCCAGCTCAAGCACCAGCTCAAGTACTAGTTCCATTTCCATTACCAGTTCAAGTTCAAGCTCAAGTTCTAGTTCAAGTTCAAGCTCAAGTTCCAGTTCAAGTTCCAGTTCAAGTACCAGTACTAGTTCCATCTCAAGTTCCAGCTCAAGCACCAATTCAAGTTCCAGTTCAAGTTCCAGCTCAAGCACCAGCTCAAGTACTAGTTCCATTTCCATTACCAGTTCAAGTTCAAGCTCAAGTTCTAGTTCAAGTTCAAGCTCAAGTTCCAGTTCAAGTTCCAGTTCAAGTATCAGTACTAGTTCCAGTCCCAACTCTAGCGGAAGTTTCAGCTCAACATCAAGTATTCAAAGTACGCCATACACAAGTAGCACTTCATTAACTAGTTCTTTCTCAAGCTATAGTAGCTTTAATACAATTACAACTAGTACATCAAGTAATACTACCATGCCACCGACTAATGAACGTATCACAACTGTATGGTCGACagcaatttctttcagtaAATACGAAACGTCTTCGTCTAGtatcttttcattatcttcagGCAATACTTCCACTATGACAACTAGCAAGCCTAGTACTTATATTATAACGACCACAGTTAGCAAATATAGCACTTCATCTACATTTACTGCGTCAACATCTCTTCCATCATTGTCAAGTTTTGAGTTCCCAAGCACCTCTATTTCAATTACAGTAACAGGATCTGTTTCTATATCACTGCAAGAACCATCAAGGTCATTAAAACCTTCATCAAGGGAAGAGTCACCTCCTGAAATGCCAACTATTGATAGCAATAATGTTCCTCCCGTTGCACAGGCTCCTACAACTACCAAACTAAATAACCTTTCTAGTCTACCTCTCAGATTAACACCAATATCTCTACAGGTGGATACATTTCCTTCAGCGCAGATTACAAGAAGTGCTATCTCAAGTATATCCATCTATGAAGGTTGTGCTTCACTAAAAGGTGGCATAAGTTCGtctttcttgttgttctttatttcaattttaatttttttttagtatgTCCTGTGACTGAAAGTGGCTCTAAGGAGCAGTTCTTGTATCTGAATTGTTGTTATAGTCAATTACCGATAAGTATTTGATTTGGTCATCAggataatattttttgaaattacGGTAGACtcttttttgaatatgTATATTAATAGCTTCTAAAATTGGAGGTAATAAATTACCTTAACTGAACTCCTATTATTGTCTGGCGTCTGTAGGCAGCCACTTCTTCACATCGCAATGGTTGCTTAAAAATTCCTCTAATTGAGCCTTCAAAAAGTccacttctttcttcatttcTTCCATTGATCGGGCAATTCTAACGTCATCCTGGTCTGGTCGTAGGTTTGTTCCTTCCTCATTCATGTCACGAGCCTTCATATACTCATCTCTTCTGAGATCCCAGTCATCTAGGCGTTCGTACACCTTATCGCCaatattgttttctttataCCTTGGTATTATATGGGTATGTAGATGAGGTACTGATTGGCCAGCTTCTGGTCCATCCTGTATTGCAATATTAACTGCTTGGGCCTTATATACCCACTTCATAAACTGGTGTATTAGTTGCACTGTATTGAAATAATCAGCGTTTTCTTGAGGGGTAAGTTGTGATAGCTGTACAACTTGAGATCTTAAG encodes:
- the HNT2 gene encoding bis(5'-adenosyl)-triphosphatase (CAGL0G04147g~Ortholog(s) have bis(5'-nucleosyl)-tetraphosphatase (asymmetrical) activity, nucleoside-triphosphatase activity, role in adenosine catabolic process and cytosol, mitochondrion, nucleus localization) — translated: MSGSTPIYFSKFLVTEQVFFRTRFSYALVNLKPITKGHVLVVPLRSQVVQLSQLTPQENADYFNTVQLIHQFMKWVYKAQAVNIAIQDGPEAGQSVPHLHTHIIPRYKENNIGDKVYERLDDWDLRRDEYMKARDMNEEGTNLRPDQDDVRIARSMEEMKKEVDFLKAQLEEFLSNHCDVKKWLPTDARQ
- the SAG1 gene encoding Sag1p (CAGL0G04125g~Putative adhesin-like cell wall protein; predicted GPI-anchor; with similarity to S. cerevisiae Sag1 agglutinin), with protein sequence MLFIGIIQILLLIQYVCTTEIRNIRFSNLKLDPLTDQAHPHQGWKAAFDFQIPDSFKVYKDDYFELELPRVYIIKFAKDSTELLIPLKDRNSEEIFHCSVPQQAAYKYKSTILRCVTLTDLAPHPEISGHIEFSLSFSNGDSTYQYELENANYFESGLNNIEFTQELNAEVYFDAAKFNDHFYTTIRSTTYKEVEIYFLSMRCPNGYLLGGSQKINFDSKDANCQLNCNTPQIFVSKHFNDWWFPKSYQEIVDADILCFGNNLWITIGEQEKGHLLWVNAMQDVADGQNTLYHDVFIEYTCSDTIAKTTYQTEHTAHLEYRIYEGTNTAIAEVPASVPSPSKLISSLSSSTSSESISTVISTVCPHCSPSRISSSSSSTSSSSSTSSISITSSSSSSSSSSSSSPSSSSSSSSSTSSSSSSSSSSSTSSSTSSISITSSSSSSSSSSSSSSSSSSSSSSSTSTSSISSSSSSTNSSSSSSSSSSTSSSTSSISITSSSSSSSSSSSSSSSSSSSSSSSISTSSSPNSSGSFSSTSSIQSTPYTSSTSLTSSFSSYSSFNTITTSTSSNTTMPPTNERITTVWSTAISFSKYETSSSSIFSLSSGNTSTMTTSKPSTYIITTTVSKYSTSSTFTASTSLPSLSSFEFPSTSISITVTGSVSISLQEPSRSLKPSSREESPPEMPTIDSNNVPPVAQAPTTTKLNNLSSLPLRLTPISLQVDTFPSAQITRSAISSISIYEGCASLKGGISSSFLLFFISILIFF